A DNA window from Iodobacter ciconiae contains the following coding sequences:
- the corA gene encoding magnesium/cobalt transporter CorA has translation MAKHRHETSRRKLRTVPTATKVGMAPGSLHYVGPREADPTLATLIEYGQGAEDFQETHFTTLEEGADYQPKHPLLWLNLHGLANIDLLKIVGRRFGLHPLVLEDILNTEQRPKVEVFNGYVFICARLVSVNEAGEISSEHVSIVLGRNYVLTFQEQPSGTFNQIREGLKSNHSQLRRFGTDYLVYTLLDKLVDRYFVVLEALSERCEDLDDAISEGPHPAQLQEIQALRRTMQYVKRGLWPLREVMNTLQRDEADFFRDETQLYLRDVYDHVVQMIESGEALRDLVNSLQDNYMSLQANRMNIEMRRLTVLTTIFMPLTLIAGIYGMNFEVMPELHWRWGYFAVLGGMAVIGLGLTLYFRAKRWF, from the coding sequence GTGGCAAAACATCGGCATGAAACTAGTCGTCGTAAGCTAAGGACCGTTCCTACCGCCACCAAAGTCGGGATGGCACCGGGCAGCCTGCATTATGTAGGCCCGCGCGAGGCCGATCCGACCCTGGCTACCCTGATTGAATATGGTCAGGGGGCGGAAGATTTTCAGGAAACGCACTTCACGACTTTAGAGGAAGGGGCGGATTATCAGCCCAAGCATCCTCTGCTGTGGCTCAATCTGCATGGCCTGGCCAATATTGATTTACTGAAGATTGTAGGCCGGCGTTTTGGCCTGCATCCGCTGGTGCTGGAAGACATTCTTAATACCGAGCAAAGACCCAAAGTTGAGGTGTTTAACGGCTATGTGTTTATTTGCGCGCGCTTAGTCAGCGTTAATGAGGCTGGCGAAATCAGCAGCGAGCATGTCAGCATTGTTTTGGGCCGTAATTATGTGCTGACCTTTCAAGAACAGCCCAGCGGCACTTTTAATCAGATTCGCGAAGGGCTTAAATCCAACCATTCCCAGTTGCGGCGCTTTGGCACAGATTATCTGGTGTATACCCTGCTGGATAAACTGGTCGACCGCTATTTTGTGGTGCTCGAAGCCTTGAGCGAGCGCTGTGAAGATCTGGATGATGCGATTTCTGAAGGCCCTCATCCGGCTCAGCTGCAAGAAATTCAAGCCCTGCGCCGCACCATGCAATATGTAAAACGCGGCTTATGGCCATTACGCGAAGTGATGAATACTTTGCAGCGGGATGAGGCAGATTTCTTTCGTGATGAAACGCAGCTCTATCTGCGCGATGTGTACGATCATGTGGTGCAAATGATAGAAAGCGGCGAAGCGCTGCGAGATTTAGTCAATTCCTTGCAAGATAACTATATGTCTTTGCAAGCCAATCGCATGAATATTGAAATGCGGCGCTTAACCGTGCTGACTACCATCTTTATGCCGCTGACTTTAATTGCCGGTATTTACGGTATGAATTTTGAAGTGATGCCCGAGCTACACTGGCGCTGGGGATATTTTGCTGTGCTGGGCGGCATGGCAGTAATCGGCCTTGGCTTAACGCTCTATTTCAGGGCTAAACGCTGGTTTTGA
- the ppx gene encoding exopolyphosphatase translates to MPDYPIIAAVDLGSNSFRLQIARVVEGALFPLDSLKETVRLGAGMDAHGALTPEAQQQAIEALARFGERLRGLPVACVRAVATNTFRVAKNAATFLPQAEAALGFPIEVIAGREEARLIYIGAAHSLPATRDKRLVVDIGGGSTELITGSHFRIFRTESVPMGCVSWSLRFFPDGVITAERLAEAELAARGMLLSLVPDFNHEQWQRAVGTSGTARSIADILELNDFSALGITREGMDKLRVHILAAGHVDKVQLNGLRSDRRPVLPGGFAIMMAVFDMLRVERMGVTFGALRDGVLYDLVGRQSEHDIRHRSVEQFQRRYHVDPYQAERVALLAGKLFGRFVADDAVSAHRLNMAAALHEVGRSIAHASYHKHSAYILLHADMPGFSKREQALLARLVLAHRGGLGKLNDEVVDLIEWSAIMALRLAAIFCRSRSDLELPLLRCEVTSKQFLVELDPVWLEANPLTAYALIEEVNAWQNIGMKLVVVS, encoded by the coding sequence ATGCCTGATTATCCTATCATTGCCGCAGTCGATCTTGGCTCCAACAGCTTTCGCTTACAAATCGCCCGTGTAGTTGAAGGCGCTCTGTTCCCTTTAGATTCTTTGAAAGAAACCGTAAGGCTGGGGGCAGGTATGGATGCCCACGGCGCGCTTACTCCAGAGGCTCAACAGCAGGCCATCGAGGCCTTAGCCCGCTTTGGTGAACGCCTGCGGGGCTTACCTGTGGCGTGCGTGCGTGCGGTTGCAACCAATACTTTTCGGGTGGCTAAAAACGCCGCTACTTTTTTGCCGCAAGCAGAAGCCGCTTTGGGTTTTCCCATTGAAGTGATTGCCGGGCGGGAAGAAGCGCGGCTGATTTATATCGGCGCGGCGCATAGTTTGCCAGCCACGCGTGATAAACGTCTGGTGGTGGATATTGGCGGCGGCTCCACAGAGCTGATTACCGGCAGCCACTTTAGAATTTTTCGTACCGAAAGCGTACCAATGGGATGCGTGAGCTGGAGCTTACGTTTTTTCCCGGATGGTGTGATTACAGCCGAGCGTTTAGCTGAGGCCGAGCTTGCAGCGCGTGGCATGTTGCTTTCACTGGTGCCTGATTTTAATCATGAGCAATGGCAACGTGCCGTCGGTACTTCCGGCACCGCCCGTTCGATTGCCGATATTTTAGAGCTGAATGATTTCTCTGCCCTCGGCATTACCCGTGAGGGCATGGACAAATTGCGCGTGCATATTCTGGCGGCAGGCCACGTGGATAAAGTGCAGCTGAATGGCCTGCGTTCAGATCGTCGCCCGGTCTTGCCGGGGGGCTTTGCCATCATGATGGCGGTGTTTGATATGTTGCGCGTTGAGCGTATGGGCGTGACATTTGGTGCGCTGCGTGACGGGGTTTTATACGATTTAGTCGGGCGGCAGTCAGAGCATGATATCCGTCATCGCTCGGTGGAACAGTTTCAGCGCCGCTATCATGTCGATCCTTATCAGGCCGAGCGCGTGGCCCTGCTGGCGGGTAAATTATTTGGCCGTTTTGTGGCCGATGATGCGGTCAGCGCCCATAGGCTGAATATGGCGGCGGCCTTGCATGAAGTGGGCCGCTCTATTGCTCATGCCAGCTATCACAAGCATTCGGCTTATATCTTGTTGCATGCCGATATGCCGGGTTTTTCCAAGCGTGAACAAGCGCTGTTGGCGCGTTTGGTGTTGGCGCATCGCGGCGGCTTGGGCAAGCTGAATGATGAAGTGGTCGATTTAATCGAGTGGTCGGCGATTATGGCATTAAGGCTGGCGGCGATCTTTTGCCGCTCGCGCTCAGATCTAGAGCTTCCCTTGCTGCGTTGTGAAGTCACTAGTAAGCAGTTTTTAGTGGAATTAGACCCCGTCTGGTTAGAGGCTAATCCGCTGACCGCTTATGCCTTGATCGAGGAGGTGAATGCGTGGCAAAACATCGGCATGAAACTAGTCGTCGTAAGCTAA
- the lgt gene encoding prolipoprotein diacylglyceryl transferase, translating to MLIHPQFNPIAIQLGPVGIHWYGLMYLIGFMLFLFLGRMRAKKSNSWKPEELDDLLFYGVLGVILGGRLGYVLFYKPDFYFSHPLDILKVWEGGMAFHGGFLGVLIAMWAFGRKTGRSFFQVTDFIAPLVPLGLAAGRLGNFINGELWGRVTSADMPFAMIFPQAHDGLPRHPSQLYQFALEGISLFIILWLYSAKPRRTGQVSALFLLGYGMFRFIAEFAREPDDFLGYLAMHLSMGQLLSLPMILIGAHLFWWSSKKPRHT from the coding sequence ATGCTAATTCATCCGCAATTTAATCCCATAGCCATCCAACTTGGCCCTGTGGGTATCCACTGGTACGGGCTGATGTATCTCATCGGCTTTATGCTGTTTTTGTTTTTAGGCCGGATGCGCGCCAAAAAATCCAATAGCTGGAAACCTGAAGAGCTGGACGATCTGCTATTTTATGGCGTGCTGGGGGTCATTCTGGGTGGGCGGCTGGGCTATGTGCTGTTTTATAAACCTGACTTTTACTTCTCGCACCCGCTGGATATCCTCAAAGTATGGGAAGGCGGCATGGCGTTTCATGGCGGATTCCTGGGTGTATTAATCGCCATGTGGGCCTTTGGCCGCAAAACTGGCCGCAGCTTTTTTCAAGTCACTGATTTTATCGCCCCGCTGGTGCCGCTGGGCTTAGCTGCTGGCCGCCTGGGTAACTTTATTAATGGCGAGCTGTGGGGCCGTGTAACATCCGCAGACATGCCATTTGCGATGATTTTCCCGCAGGCACACGACGGCCTGCCACGCCACCCTTCACAGCTTTATCAGTTTGCCCTGGAAGGGATTAGCCTGTTTATTATTCTGTGGCTTTATTCTGCAAAACCACGCCGCACAGGGCAGGTTTCTGCACTCTTCCTATTAGGCTATGGCATGTTTCGCTTTATTGCCGAATTTGCCCGCGAACCTGATGATTTCCTTGGCTACTTAGCCATGCATCTTTCGATGGGGCAATTACTCAGCCTGCCAATGATCCTGATCGGCGCACACTTATTCTGGTGGAGCAGCAAAAAGCCACGTCATACCTAA
- a CDS encoding IS110 family transposase, translating to MFYLGMDVAKAKLDCYLLTQLDPLKGKAKVVTNTAKGLADLLAWLTKNHIPHDQLHVTMEATGVYHELAATLLHDAGVCVSIANPAQVKHFGQGLAVRTKTDGVDSQVLARYCAMINPAAWLPPPPEARILKGFLARREAILQDLLREQNRQEKAQSTVTPELIHQSINDSIAFLNAQLKKLQSQIDDHIDRHPGLKNDLDLLQSIPAIGPQSGTQLLAVMHMHQFNTAEQLSAYLGLVPVERQSGSSLLGRAKLSKAGPSQIRAVLYMAAIVATKYNPHVKALFERLLARGKSKMSALGACMRKLVHLSFGVLKTQKKYQAEYQNA from the coding sequence ATGTTTTATCTTGGTATGGATGTGGCTAAAGCTAAACTCGATTGTTATTTGCTAACCCAGCTTGACCCGCTCAAAGGCAAAGCCAAAGTCGTTACCAATACCGCCAAAGGTCTCGCCGATTTACTGGCCTGGCTGACTAAAAATCACATCCCTCATGATCAGTTGCACGTCACCATGGAAGCCACTGGCGTGTATCACGAATTAGCCGCTACGCTGCTACATGATGCTGGCGTGTGCGTCTCGATTGCCAATCCCGCACAGGTCAAACATTTTGGCCAAGGCCTCGCTGTTCGCACCAAAACCGATGGCGTTGATAGCCAAGTGCTGGCACGTTACTGCGCCATGATTAACCCTGCCGCGTGGCTGCCTCCGCCGCCCGAAGCCCGCATTTTGAAAGGGTTTCTTGCCCGCCGCGAAGCGATTCTGCAAGACTTGCTGCGCGAACAAAATCGCCAAGAAAAAGCACAGTCGACTGTTACACCAGAGCTGATTCATCAGTCGATTAACGACAGCATCGCCTTTCTAAACGCGCAACTCAAAAAGCTGCAAAGCCAAATCGACGATCACATCGACCGCCATCCAGGACTGAAAAATGACCTAGATTTACTACAAAGCATCCCTGCAATTGGACCGCAAAGTGGGACACAATTGTTGGCTGTGATGCACATGCATCAGTTCAATACAGCCGAACAACTATCGGCCTATTTGGGCTTGGTGCCGGTCGAGCGACAATCAGGTTCGTCACTATTAGGTCGCGCTAAACTGTCCAAAGCTGGCCCTTCGCAAATACGTGCAGTACTTTATATGGCCGCTATTGTTGCCACAAAATACAACCCCCACGTCAAAGCCTTATTTGAACGTTTGCTTGCCCGAGGCAAGAGCAAAATGTCTGCCTTGGGCGCTTGCATGCGCAAACTGGTACACCTGAGCTTCGGCGTGCTGAAAACACAGAAAAAGTATCAAGCTGAGTATCAAAATGCTTGA
- the ilvD gene encoding dihydroxy-acid dehydratase, with translation MPVYRSRTTTHGRNMAGARALWRATGMKDGDFDKPIIAIANSFTQFVPGHVHLHNLGQLVAREIEKAGGIAKEFNTIAVDDGIAMGHSGMLYSLPSRDLIADSVEYMVNAHCADAIVCISNCDKITPGMLMAALRLNIPVIFVSGGPMEAGKVDWQGGVRKLDLVDAMVEAADSRVSDEEVAAVERSACPTCGSCSGMFTANSMNCLTEALGLSLPGNGSMLATHADRKALFLQAGRTIVDLAKRYYERDDDSVLPRSIATKAAFENAMSLDVAMGGSTNTVLHLLAAAFEAEVDFTMQDIDRVSRGVPCLAKVAPATQKYHMEDVHRAGGVMALLAELNRAGLIHSDAKTVHAATMGEALAKWDVSVNDKDSEAHRFYSAAPGGVATTIAFSQSMRWPELDLDRENGCIRNKEHAYSQDGGLAVLSGNIAPLGCIVKTAGVDDSILKFTGRARVFESQDDAVASILADQIVAGDIVVIRYEGPKGGPGMQEMLYPTSYLKSKGLGKACALLTDGRFSGGTSGLSIGHVSPEAADGGLIGLVCEGDTIEIDIPQRSIRLSVDDATLENRRAEMEVRGKNAWKPVARQRYISPALRAYAAMTTSAHTGAVRDVSQVERKG, from the coding sequence ATGCCTGTTTACCGCTCCCGAACTACCACACATGGCCGCAATATGGCCGGCGCCCGCGCCCTGTGGCGTGCTACTGGCATGAAAGATGGTGATTTTGATAAGCCCATCATTGCTATTGCCAATTCCTTTACCCAGTTTGTGCCGGGCCATGTGCATTTGCATAACTTAGGCCAGCTGGTGGCCAGAGAAATCGAAAAAGCGGGCGGTATCGCCAAAGAATTTAATACCATTGCCGTGGATGACGGCATTGCCATGGGCCACTCTGGCATGCTCTACAGCCTGCCCAGCCGTGATCTGATCGCCGATTCGGTTGAATATATGGTGAACGCCCATTGCGCCGATGCGATTGTGTGCATCTCCAATTGCGACAAAATCACCCCAGGCATGTTGATGGCTGCGCTGCGGTTGAATATTCCGGTGATTTTTGTTTCCGGCGGGCCGATGGAAGCAGGCAAGGTAGATTGGCAGGGCGGCGTGCGTAAGCTGGATCTGGTGGATGCCATGGTGGAAGCCGCCGACAGCCGCGTGAGCGATGAAGAAGTCGCTGCTGTAGAGCGCTCTGCCTGCCCAACCTGTGGCTCTTGTTCGGGCATGTTTACCGCGAATTCGATGAATTGCTTAACTGAAGCGCTGGGTTTGTCTCTGCCTGGCAATGGCTCGATGCTGGCCACGCACGCTGATCGCAAAGCCTTATTTTTGCAAGCGGGCCGCACTATTGTTGATTTAGCCAAGCGTTATTACGAGCGGGATGATGATTCGGTCTTGCCGCGCAGCATTGCCACCAAGGCCGCTTTTGAAAACGCTATGAGCCTGGATGTGGCCATGGGCGGCTCGACCAATACCGTTTTGCATCTGCTGGCTGCGGCGTTTGAGGCGGAAGTCGATTTCACCATGCAGGATATCGACCGTGTTTCCCGTGGTGTGCCCTGCCTTGCGAAAGTTGCACCTGCAACGCAAAAATATCATATGGAAGACGTGCACCGTGCTGGCGGCGTGATGGCGCTGTTAGCCGAGCTAAACCGCGCTGGTCTGATTCACAGCGATGCAAAAACTGTGCATGCAGCAACCATGGGTGAAGCACTGGCAAAGTGGGATGTTAGCGTCAACGATAAAGACAGCGAAGCGCATCGCTTTTATAGCGCGGCACCGGGCGGGGTGGCGACCACCATCGCGTTTAGCCAATCGATGCGCTGGCCAGAGCTGGATCTGGACCGGGAAAACGGTTGTATCCGCAATAAAGAGCATGCTTACAGCCAGGATGGCGGTCTTGCCGTGCTGTCGGGCAATATCGCTCCGCTGGGCTGTATTGTTAAAACCGCTGGTGTGGATGATTCTATCCTTAAATTCACCGGCCGCGCCCGTGTGTTTGAATCGCAAGACGATGCGGTAGCCAGTATTCTGGCCGACCAGATTGTGGCGGGTGATATTGTGGTGATTCGCTATGAAGGCCCGAAAGGCGGCCCCGGCATGCAGGAAATGCTTTACCCAACCAGCTATTTAAAATCCAAAGGCCTGGGCAAAGCGTGTGCGCTGCTCACCGACGGGCGCTTTTCTGGCGGCACGTCCGGCTTATCCATTGGTCACGTCAGCCCGGAAGCGGCCGATGGTGGCTTGATTGGCCTCGTGTGTGAGGGCGACACCATCGAGATCGACATCCCACAGCGCAGCATCCGTCTTAGCGTCGATGATGCAACGCTGGAAAACCGCCGGGCAGAAATGGAAGTGCGTGGCAAAAATGCGTGGAAACCAGTAGCGCGTCAGCGTTATATCTCACCGGCGCTCAGAGCTTACGCCGCCATGACCACTTCCGCCCACACTGGAGCCGTGCGTGATGTAAGTCAGGTAGAGCGTAAGGGTTAA
- a CDS encoding DUF456 domain-containing protein produces the protein MPEILTADIGWWILAWVLMISGLLGTLLPFLPSTPFIFGGMLLAAYLDQFARVGYGWLTVLGLLLILSMALDYIAGALGAKKAGASPAAVWGALIGGVLGIFAGLPGLLLGPFIGAAVGEFWAKQDVMQAGKVGIATFIGMLVGAVAKIAIGLSMFAVFAFAWWV, from the coding sequence ATGCCAGAAATTTTAACTGCAGATATTGGCTGGTGGATCCTTGCCTGGGTTCTAATGATTTCAGGCCTGCTGGGCACACTGCTACCGTTTTTACCTTCTACACCCTTTATCTTTGGCGGCATGTTGCTGGCTGCGTATTTAGATCAGTTTGCGCGTGTGGGCTATGGCTGGCTAACCGTGTTGGGCTTACTGCTGATTTTATCGATGGCGCTGGATTATATTGCTGGGGCATTAGGGGCAAAAAAAGCGGGGGCTAGCCCTGCTGCGGTTTGGGGCGCTTTAATCGGGGGAGTTTTAGGGATTTTTGCTGGCTTGCCCGGGCTGCTTTTAGGGCCATTTATTGGCGCTGCCGTGGGTGAATTCTGGGCCAAGCAGGATGTGATGCAAGCCGGAAAAGTCGGCATTGCCACCTTTATTGGCATGCTGGTGGGTGCGGTTGCCAAGATTGCGATTGGCCTATCCATGTTTGCCGTATTCGCTTTTGCCTGGTGGGTTTAG
- a CDS encoding putative selenate ABC transporter substrate-binding protein, producing MKLRSIALVASLLVTGFCQAEEVLRVSAIPDESPTELQRKFSPLGKYLEAELGIKVQFVPVTDYAAVVEALAGKRIDLAWLGGFTFVQANKRGKVTPLVQREEDAHFTSKFITANSSINSLNDLRGKAFAFAFGSASSTSGHLMPRYFIESKGIDPDKDFKGLPAYSGTHDATVAWVASGKVDAGALNASVWDKLVEQKKVDPSKVRVFYTTPPFFDYNWTIRADLDASVAARLKAAFLKLDAKNPAHKEVLDLQRASRFIPTSAENYKAIEASAKKVDLIK from the coding sequence ATGAAACTACGCTCCATCGCCCTTGTAGCCTCCTTGCTTGTTACTGGATTTTGCCAGGCAGAGGAAGTATTAAGAGTTTCGGCTATTCCGGATGAATCGCCAACCGAGCTACAACGCAAGTTTTCCCCGCTGGGCAAATATCTGGAAGCCGAGCTTGGTATAAAAGTACAGTTTGTGCCGGTAACCGATTACGCCGCAGTGGTAGAAGCACTGGCTGGCAAGCGCATTGATTTGGCCTGGCTGGGGGGATTTACCTTTGTGCAAGCCAATAAACGCGGCAAAGTAACACCACTGGTTCAACGCGAAGAAGATGCTCATTTCACCAGTAAATTTATTACTGCCAATAGCAGCATCAACAGCCTGAATGATTTACGCGGCAAAGCCTTTGCCTTTGCCTTTGGCTCTGCCTCCAGCACCTCCGGCCATTTAATGCCACGTTATTTTATTGAAAGCAAGGGCATTGATCCGGATAAAGATTTTAAAGGCCTGCCTGCTTATTCCGGCACCCACGATGCCACCGTGGCCTGGGTTGCCTCTGGCAAGGTAGACGCAGGTGCTTTGAATGCTTCGGTTTGGGATAAATTGGTCGAGCAAAAGAAAGTAGACCCAAGCAAAGTGCGCGTTTTCTACACTACGCCCCCCTTCTTTGATTACAACTGGACCATCCGTGCTGACCTGGATGCAAGCGTTGCCGCCAGGCTGAAAGCCGCTTTCTTAAAGCTGGATGCTAAAAATCCGGCGCACAAAGAAGTACTCGATCTGCAACGCGCCAGCCGCTTTATTCCAACCTCTGCCGAGAATTACAAAGCAATTGAAGCATCGGCTAAGAAAGTGGATTTGATTAAATAG
- a CDS encoding MGMT family protein, producing MEEKVMSAIAIAIRRVVARIPCGKVATYGQIARLAGYSNHSRFVGRCLHDKESPVPWQRVINGQGKVSPRGLDGNDDEQRFLLQCEGVEFGEGGKIDLKVYLWDGA from the coding sequence ATGGAAGAGAAAGTTATGAGCGCCATTGCTATAGCCATCCGCCGTGTCGTTGCTCGTATTCCTTGTGGCAAAGTTGCCACCTATGGTCAGATTGCCAGGCTGGCTGGTTACTCCAATCACTCCCGCTTCGTTGGCCGCTGCCTGCATGATAAAGAAAGCCCCGTCCCCTGGCAGCGCGTTATCAACGGCCAGGGCAAAGTCAGCCCCCGGGGATTGGATGGCAATGATGATGAGCAACGGTTTTTATTGCAGTGCGAGGGAGTGGAGTTTGGAGAGGGCGGAAAGATTGATTTGAAGGTTTATTTGTGGGATGGGGCATGA
- the phnE gene encoding phosphonate ABC transporter, permease protein PhnE: MKPHHKKDPAAKLRLAITLAVILLFAPAFQLSGFAPWKLFESGTLNHLFIFLGSFFPPAHSADFLHEMGLATIQTLAMATTGSLLAMLIGFPAALLSTQALSIPLLTAGRKRAARWLGVPLLRSILLLLRGIPEIVWALLFVRAFGLGSTAAVLALGLAYGGMLGKVYSEILESQPKEAATALAASGASRWQIFSHALLPQALPELLSYSVYRWECAIRASAVMGFVGAGGLGQLLDTSIKMMNGGEVGSLLIVFLLLVTGTEAISQAARKALEQSTGKLFLVAASMVAFSMYWLWSDWQQAFSTSNQLFTYLYDFFPADFSAAHIALVAKGTLETLAISAVGTLLALFGGGLLALPAAGRWGKMPKAIARLWLNLLRGVPDLLWAAIMVLAVGLGPFAGTLALALHTCGVLGRLFTETLENADPQPFNALICSGSSRLNAFCYALMPQVAAQWVAYTLYRWENNIRMATVLGLVGAGGLGQQLYFTLSLFQQQQAATIIIAMLGLSWLVEQLSLLLCKRLG; encoded by the coding sequence ATGAAGCCCCACCATAAAAAAGACCCGGCAGCAAAGCTACGTCTAGCCATTACACTGGCCGTGATTTTATTATTTGCGCCCGCTTTTCAGCTCAGTGGTTTTGCCCCTTGGAAGCTATTTGAAAGCGGCACGCTTAACCATCTGTTTATTTTTCTGGGCAGCTTTTTCCCGCCTGCGCATTCTGCTGATTTTTTGCATGAAATGGGCCTGGCCACCATTCAGACTCTGGCGATGGCCACAACGGGATCGCTGCTGGCGATGTTAATTGGTTTTCCTGCCGCACTGCTCAGCACCCAAGCCTTGTCGATTCCACTGCTTACAGCGGGACGCAAGCGGGCGGCGCGCTGGCTGGGTGTGCCTCTGTTAAGAAGCATATTGCTGCTACTGCGCGGCATACCGGAAATCGTCTGGGCGCTGCTATTTGTGCGCGCCTTTGGCCTAGGCTCTACCGCCGCAGTGCTGGCGCTGGGATTAGCCTATGGCGGCATGCTGGGTAAAGTTTACTCAGAAATTTTAGAATCTCAGCCTAAAGAAGCCGCTACTGCACTGGCGGCCAGCGGTGCTTCACGCTGGCAAATCTTCAGCCACGCCCTGCTGCCGCAAGCCCTGCCCGAGCTGCTTTCCTATTCGGTTTATCGCTGGGAATGCGCCATTCGTGCGTCCGCAGTAATGGGTTTTGTCGGCGCTGGCGGGTTGGGGCAATTGCTCGATACTTCCATCAAAATGATGAATGGTGGCGAAGTAGGCAGCTTGCTGATTGTCTTTTTACTGCTGGTCACCGGCACCGAAGCCATCAGCCAGGCCGCCCGCAAAGCGCTTGAGCAAAGCACAGGCAAACTCTTTTTAGTTGCCGCCAGCATGGTGGCTTTTTCCATGTACTGGCTGTGGAGTGACTGGCAACAGGCCTTTAGCACCAGCAACCAGCTGTTTACCTATCTGTATGATTTTTTCCCCGCCGATTTCAGTGCCGCCCATATTGCACTGGTAGCAAAAGGCACATTAGAAACACTGGCCATTTCTGCCGTCGGCACCTTGCTGGCGCTATTTGGCGGGGGATTACTGGCCCTGCCTGCCGCTGGCCGCTGGGGAAAAATGCCTAAAGCCATCGCCCGTTTATGGCTGAATTTACTGCGCGGCGTACCGGATTTACTCTGGGCCGCCATCATGGTGCTGGCCGTGGGTCTTGGCCCTTTTGCCGGCACCCTGGCGCTGGCGCTGCATACTTGTGGTGTACTGGGCAGATTGTTTACCGAAACGCTGGAAAACGCCGATCCACAGCCCTTCAACGCCCTTATCTGCTCCGGCAGCAGCCGTCTTAACGCATTTTGCTATGCACTGATGCCGCAGGTAGCCGCGCAATGGGTGGCCTATACGCTGTACCGCTGGGAAAACAATATCCGTATGGCTACGGTGTTAGGGCTGGTTGGTGCAGGAGGCTTAGGGCAACAACTTTACTTCACGCTGTCTTTATTCCAGCAGCAACAAGCTGCCACCATCATCATCGCCATGCTGGGCTTATCTTGGTTGGTGGAACAGCTCAGCTTGTTGTTATGCAAAAGACTGGGGTAA
- a CDS encoding phosphonate ABC transporter ATP-binding protein → MFQLQQLSLTLGSHCVLNNITLTATQGEQIALIGPSGAGKSSLLRLLGTHHAPDSGELRLLDQNPWQLDRRPLQQLRSRIGMVYQAPPLPGKSRVLTTIAAGRLGRQSFAQSLLALAYPQDIAGIRAVLEQVQLADKLFVACDTLSGGQLQRVGLARVLYQAPDLILADEPVSALDPVLADKTIDLLTSAAQARRTTLLTSLHSVDLALKFFPRIVGIRQGQIQFDLPSSDVSPALLEALYAGESNEVETQLATSLPRGARC, encoded by the coding sequence ATGTTCCAACTGCAACAGCTCTCCCTTACGCTAGGCTCTCATTGCGTCTTAAACAACATCACGCTTACCGCCACTCAGGGCGAGCAGATTGCGCTAATTGGGCCGTCCGGCGCGGGTAAATCTTCTTTACTCAGGCTGCTGGGCACGCACCATGCGCCAGATAGCGGCGAATTACGTTTATTAGATCAAAACCCCTGGCAGCTGGACCGCCGCCCTCTGCAGCAATTACGCAGCCGCATAGGCATGGTTTACCAAGCTCCGCCACTACCGGGTAAAAGCCGTGTGCTAACCACGATAGCCGCCGGGCGCTTAGGTCGCCAATCCTTTGCACAATCTTTACTGGCGCTGGCTTATCCGCAAGATATTGCCGGGATACGCGCTGTATTAGAGCAGGTGCAACTGGCGGATAAATTATTCGTAGCTTGCGATACGCTATCTGGCGGGCAATTACAGCGGGTGGGCTTAGCGCGGGTGCTGTATCAGGCCCCCGATCTCATCCTTGCCGACGAGCCGGTTTCTGCGCTTGATCCGGTTTTGGCGGATAAAACCATAGACTTGCTTACTTCTGCAGCACAGGCACGCCGCACCACGCTGCTGACCAGTTTGCATTCGGTTGATCTGGCGCTCAAATTTTTCCCGCGCATTGTGGGCATCCGCCAAGGGCAAATTCAGTTTGATTTACCCAGCAGCGACGTCAGCCCCGCGCTGCTGGAGGCGCTGTATGCAGGGGAAAGTAATGAGGTGGAGACACAATTAGCAACCAGCCTGCCCCGGGGGGCACGATGCTAG